A window of Sphingobium herbicidovorans contains these coding sequences:
- the hsdR gene encoding EcoAI/FtnUII family type I restriction enzme subunit R, protein MNTEADTCRKYILPKLQTAGWDDAPCAIQEQRTFTDGRVLFVGGVARRGTRKRADYILRYRSDYPIAVIEAKAGYRSAQDGVQQAKNYAEVLGVRFAYASNGRDIIEIDLALGTEVSRSDFPTPRELWSRLETQLAISSADSAKLLSAGFPDPERPLRYYQEIAVNRAMEAILGEQRRALLNLCTGAGKTAVAFQLCWRLWSAGWNKRGDHRKPKILFLADRNILVDDPKDKTFAPFGDARWKLGANAISHGRDIYFSTYQAIARDENRPGLYKEFAQDFFDLIIIDECHRGSARSDSSWREILEWFEPAYQLGMTATPLREESRNTYAYFQKPLYTYSLAQGIDDGFLAPYRVHRIVTDLDAVGWRPGAGELDRYGREIPDEEYQTKDFERIVALRSRTEAIARHLTDFLKNTDRFAKTIVFCVDQDHASEMRQALINLNSDMVAKYPDYVTRVTSDEGDIGKGKLSTFQDVESETPVILTTSQLLTTGVDAPTCKNVALARVVGSMAEFKQIIGRGTRLREDYGKLWFNILDYTGTATEKFADPAFDGEPADEITTEIDAEGEVVSTDESEPESPVDSSEGGDGTTTLPPDEPEACPANFTSMAAKSKSSHISSMIWILTASG, encoded by the coding sequence ATGAATACCGAAGCTGACACCTGCCGAAAATACATTTTGCCCAAGCTGCAAACCGCTGGCTGGGATGATGCACCTTGTGCGATTCAGGAACAGCGGACTTTCACGGATGGACGCGTTCTCTTCGTGGGTGGAGTAGCACGCCGAGGGACACGGAAACGAGCGGACTACATCCTGCGCTATCGGTCCGATTATCCGATCGCAGTGATTGAGGCCAAGGCAGGTTATCGCTCAGCCCAGGACGGCGTTCAGCAAGCGAAGAACTATGCCGAAGTGCTTGGCGTTCGGTTCGCCTATGCCAGCAACGGCCGGGACATCATCGAAATCGATCTCGCGCTGGGAACCGAGGTTTCGCGCAGCGATTTTCCGACACCGCGCGAACTTTGGTCCCGTCTCGAAACCCAGTTAGCAATCTCGAGTGCCGATTCCGCCAAGCTGCTATCAGCGGGATTTCCCGATCCGGAACGGCCACTCAGGTACTACCAAGAGATTGCCGTCAACCGGGCAATGGAAGCAATCTTGGGCGAGCAACGCCGCGCCCTGCTAAACCTCTGTACCGGGGCCGGGAAGACCGCCGTCGCATTCCAGCTCTGTTGGCGGCTTTGGTCGGCCGGTTGGAATAAGCGGGGCGATCACCGCAAGCCCAAAATCCTGTTTCTGGCTGACCGCAATATTCTGGTCGACGATCCCAAGGACAAGACCTTTGCCCCGTTTGGCGATGCGCGCTGGAAGCTGGGCGCAAACGCGATCAGCCATGGCCGCGACATCTACTTTTCGACCTATCAGGCCATCGCACGCGACGAGAACCGCCCCGGTTTATACAAGGAATTCGCACAGGACTTCTTCGACCTCATCATCATCGATGAATGCCACCGGGGCAGTGCGCGGTCGGACAGTTCGTGGCGCGAAATTCTGGAATGGTTTGAACCCGCCTATCAGCTGGGAATGACGGCCACGCCATTGCGGGAAGAGAGCCGCAACACCTATGCCTATTTCCAGAAGCCCCTTTACACGTACTCGCTCGCGCAGGGGATCGACGATGGCTTCCTTGCGCCCTACCGCGTGCATCGTATTGTCACCGATCTCGACGCCGTTGGCTGGCGGCCGGGGGCCGGGGAACTGGATCGATACGGGCGCGAAATTCCCGACGAGGAATACCAGACAAAAGACTTCGAACGCATCGTCGCGTTGCGGTCGAGGACCGAGGCCATTGCCCGGCATCTGACAGACTTCCTCAAGAACACCGATCGCTTCGCCAAGACCATCGTATTCTGCGTTGATCAGGACCATGCGAGCGAGATGCGGCAGGCGCTGATCAATCTGAATTCCGATATGGTGGCGAAGTATCCCGACTACGTCACGCGGGTGACCTCTGACGAAGGCGACATCGGCAAAGGTAAGCTGAGCACGTTTCAGGACGTGGAGTCCGAAACGCCGGTCATCCTCACCACATCGCAGCTTCTGACGACCGGCGTTGATGCCCCCACCTGCAAGAATGTCGCGCTGGCGCGGGTCGTAGGCTCCATGGCGGAGTTCAAACAGATCATCGGGCGCGGCACGCGGCTGCGCGAGGACTACGGGAAACTGTGGTTCAACATTCTCGATTACACCGGCACAGCTACCGAGAAGTTCGCCGATCCGGCCTTCGATGGTGAACCCGCCGATGAAATCACAACCGAGATCGACGCCGAAGGCGAAGTCGTCTCAACCGACGAGAGCGAGCCGGAAAGCCCTGTGGATTCCTCAGAAGGTGGGGATGGAACCACAACGCTGCCGCCCGATGAACCCGAAGCCTGCCCCGCAAACTTTACGTCGATGGCGGCGAAGTCGAAGTCGTCGCACATCTCGTCTATGATCTGGATTCTGACGGCAAGCGGCTGA
- a CDS encoding type I restriction-modification enzyme R subunit C-terminal domain-containing protein, whose product MFPTPATFRAEWAIPDKRGAIINALAERGIDLVALQLDAGRPDDDPFDLLCHLAWNAPLTTRTERAQRLRAKEPDLFQRYGEEARRVIDALLEKYAATGPDQLSLPQALKVQPISDFGNPSEIARLFGGPQAMREAVAELTEALYAA is encoded by the coding sequence TTGTTTCCCACTCCAGCGACCTTCCGCGCAGAATGGGCCATCCCGGACAAGCGCGGGGCAATTATCAATGCACTGGCCGAACGCGGGATCGATCTTGTCGCGCTCCAGCTCGATGCAGGCAGGCCCGATGACGATCCGTTCGATCTGCTGTGTCATCTTGCCTGGAATGCACCGCTCACCACACGAACGGAACGCGCCCAGCGATTGCGCGCCAAGGAGCCCGATCTGTTCCAGCGTTACGGCGAAGAGGCGCGGCGCGTTATCGATGCCCTGCTGGAAAAATACGCCGCGACCGGGCCTGACCAGTTGTCCTTGCCTCAGGCGCTCAAGGTTCAGCCCATTTCCGACTTCGGCAATCCCAGCGAGATTGCGCGCCTGTTTGGCGGCCCGCAGGCCATGCGCGAGGCGGTGGCGGAATTGACCGAAGCACTCTATGCGGCCTGA
- a CDS encoding ArdC family protein, which translates to MGYQAKTARAGATLYSEVTDRIVAQIEEGILPWVGPWDDGKAALGLPRNAGTGRRYSGINVLILWHRLFEQGYGSQRWLTYRQAQALGGNVRKGEQGTTVCYADRFTPKDGENIPIGPDGEPRRIAFLKRFTVFNLDQCDGLEDMASSPVTTWNKALIIPRAQMLIEATGADIRVGGGEDYAPQDDYIHVPRPEHFHEPINWFRTALHELGHWTGHRSRLDRLPDSGFGSPAYAREELVALSGQSAPSATLQ; encoded by the coding sequence ATGGGATATCAGGCCAAGACCGCGCGCGCAGGCGCTACCCTCTATAGCGAGGTGACCGACCGGATCGTCGCGCAGATCGAGGAAGGCATCCTGCCATGGGTGGGGCCATGGGATGATGGCAAGGCGGCGCTGGGCCTGCCGCGCAATGCCGGAACGGGGCGGCGCTATTCGGGGATCAATGTGCTGATCCTGTGGCACCGGTTGTTCGAGCAGGGCTATGGTTCGCAGCGCTGGCTGACCTACCGGCAAGCGCAGGCACTGGGCGGCAATGTCCGCAAGGGCGAGCAGGGTACGACGGTTTGCTATGCCGATAGGTTCACGCCCAAGGATGGGGAGAATATCCCGATCGGGCCGGATGGCGAGCCGCGACGGATTGCTTTTCTCAAGCGCTTTACCGTGTTCAACCTCGACCAGTGCGATGGTCTGGAGGACATGGCATCCTCCCCCGTCACGACATGGAACAAGGCCCTCATCATCCCCCGCGCGCAGATGCTGATCGAGGCGACAGGCGCTGATATCCGGGTCGGCGGCGGGGAAGATTATGCCCCGCAGGACGATTATATCCACGTGCCCCGGCCCGAACATTTCCATGAGCCGATCAACTGGTTTCGGACAGCCCTGCATGAGCTGGGGCATTGGACGGGGCATCGTTCACGGCTGGATCGTCTGCCCGATAGCGGCTTTGGCAGCCCCGCCTATGCGCGGGAGGAGCTGGTTGCCTTATCTGGACAGTCTGCGCCGTCCGCAACATTGCAGTAA
- a CDS encoding PIN domain-containing protein yields the protein MSEIADRFVVVLDANVLYPFRVRDALLRFAEAGLFRARWSPTIMDEWTRNLLERRPDFEASIRAQMAAMERAFPESCVTGGESLMPALILPDPDDRHVLATAIRTGAEHIVTENLKDFPDEALAPFGITAVTPDDFLSSTFELYPGDALSTLRNMRQDYQNPPFTPGEFIFELQRKGLPKLASMLKEHIDLL from the coding sequence TTGAGTGAGATCGCGGACAGATTTGTCGTCGTGCTAGACGCCAACGTCCTCTACCCCTTCCGGGTCAGGGATGCCCTGCTTCGCTTCGCCGAGGCAGGGCTGTTCCGCGCGCGCTGGTCGCCCACGATCATGGACGAATGGACGCGTAACCTGCTCGAGAGGCGTCCGGATTTCGAGGCGAGCATCCGGGCGCAGATGGCGGCCATGGAACGGGCATTTCCTGAAAGCTGCGTGACGGGCGGAGAAAGCCTCATGCCAGCACTGATCCTGCCTGATCCTGATGACCGCCATGTTCTGGCGACTGCGATCCGAACAGGTGCCGAACATATCGTCACCGAAAACCTCAAGGATTTCCCGGACGAGGCGCTGGCGCCGTTCGGCATCACGGCGGTGACGCCCGACGATTTTCTGAGCAGCACGTTCGAACTGTATCCAGGCGATGCCCTGTCCACCCTGCGCAACATGCGGCAGGACTACCAGAACCCTCCCTTTACGCCGGGCGAATTCATTTTCGAACTCCAGCGCAAGGGGCTGCCCAAACTGGCTTCGATGCTTAAAGAGCATATCGATCTGCTATAG
- a CDS encoding tyrosine-type recombinase/integrase, with translation MSIITVCERREARGLDAHVPLIQRDDALYDPDLDRFFLDLPLSGVRSRHSLRAYAYDVVVWLRFLDACGKTVWAATRDDVDAYHRERRRDDADHRITAASWNRAVASLDRLYRWGEQQGLIADAPFSRRAVWRPAQGGRRGMIAARNDAYERVARRSDVRFVTMDDYRIFREVGLRGLTPDGTERPGARDRNGLRNALFADLLVTTGLRLEEASGLLTVELAAIDREDGDVQQLWLPLPPPLTKGDRGRSVLVPRRLLRQIAAYVAVERAAGVAKFAARDGAASFDRPIPVTRAGLDRMRDICTPEERCRLILCDEDGTPREPAALWLTEVGQPVRPNSWEVIFTRACKRCAQNGFPLSISPHQLRHAFAVHMLALLIQQRLREAALPVGPVESYRLILGDPLQQVQRLLGHASLTTTYIYLDHIATRADTVDAAVEELLALLPGPQGV, from the coding sequence GTGTCGATCATTACTGTTTGCGAGCGTCGCGAGGCCAGGGGCCTCGATGCGCATGTGCCGCTGATCCAGCGCGACGACGCGCTCTACGATCCCGATCTGGATCGCTTCTTTCTCGACCTGCCGCTGTCGGGCGTCCGCTCGCGGCACTCGCTTCGCGCCTACGCCTATGATGTCGTAGTCTGGCTTCGTTTTCTCGATGCCTGCGGCAAGACCGTGTGGGCTGCGACCCGCGACGATGTCGACGCCTATCATCGTGAGCGACGCCGCGACGATGCCGATCACCGGATAACGGCGGCAAGCTGGAACCGCGCCGTCGCCAGCCTCGATCGCCTTTACCGTTGGGGCGAGCAGCAAGGGTTGATCGCCGACGCGCCGTTCAGCCGCCGCGCCGTGTGGCGACCGGCGCAAGGTGGCCGTCGCGGCATGATCGCGGCGCGCAACGATGCCTATGAACGTGTCGCCAGGCGATCGGATGTCCGGTTCGTCACGATGGACGACTACCGCATTTTCCGCGAGGTCGGCCTGCGCGGGCTCACCCCTGACGGCACGGAGCGCCCCGGCGCTCGCGACCGTAATGGGCTGCGCAACGCGCTGTTCGCGGATCTTCTCGTCACCACCGGCCTGCGCCTCGAAGAGGCGTCGGGCTTGCTCACCGTCGAGCTCGCGGCGATCGACCGCGAGGACGGTGACGTCCAACAACTTTGGTTGCCCCTTCCGCCGCCGCTCACCAAGGGCGACCGCGGACGCAGCGTTCTGGTCCCACGCCGGCTGCTTCGTCAGATCGCCGCCTATGTCGCGGTCGAGCGCGCCGCGGGCGTGGCCAAGTTCGCCGCGCGCGACGGTGCGGCCAGCTTCGACCGACCGATCCCTGTCACCCGCGCCGGTCTCGACCGCATGCGCGATATCTGCACCCCGGAGGAACGATGCCGCCTGATCCTGTGCGACGAGGATGGAACGCCCCGCGAGCCGGCGGCGCTATGGCTGACCGAGGTCGGCCAGCCTGTCCGCCCCAACTCGTGGGAGGTGATCTTCACCCGCGCCTGCAAGCGGTGCGCACAGAACGGCTTCCCGCTGTCGATCAGCCCGCACCAGCTTCGCCACGCCTTCGCAGTCCATATGCTCGCCTTGCTGATCCAGCAGCGGCTGCGCGAAGCGGCATTGCCGGTGGGGCCGGTGGAGAGCTATCGGCTGATCCTGGGCGACCCGCTGCAACAGGTGCAACGCCTGCTTGGCCACGCCAGCCTCACCACCACCTATATCTACCTCGACCATATCGCGACCCGCGCCGATACGGTGGACGCGGCCGTCGAGGAGCTGCTGGCGTTACTGCCGGGGCCGCAAGGCGTATGA
- a CDS encoding class I SAM-dependent DNA methyltransferase, whose product MARAPKTTAPQTTAQRLDSIVKSARKIMRKDKGLNGDLDRLPVLTWIMFLKFLDDLERMHQDEAELAGSAFASAIEPPYRWRDWAADKDGITGPDLLTFITAEKTTLPDGSEGPGLFAYLRALRGTNGGRDRRDVIATVFRGVTNRMESGYLLRDVINLINAIHFDSSEEMHTLGRLYETLLREMRDAAGDSGEFYTPRAVVRFMVERINPTIGETVLDPACGTGGFLTEAFTHMALQADTVERRNQLQSGSLAGIEAKSLPFLLAQMNLLLHGLEAPEIDPGNALRFRLTEIGERERVNVILTNPPFGGEEEAGILSNFPDDRRTAETTQLFLQLIMRRLKRKGQGRAAVVVPHGTLFGTGVAARIKADLLEKFNLHTIVRLPEGVFAPYTDIAANLLFFDTTGPTGPIAYWEQPAPNGRRKYSKTAPLQSADLADLSAWWDTRGEDPRAWLVDGPSLIERDAGGQVVAVNLDIKNPNAKAAEDHRTPAEIVEAAFTKESEVLALLDELRELVSQQAFA is encoded by the coding sequence ATGGCCCGCGCCCCGAAGACCACTGCTCCCCAAACCACGGCCCAGCGCCTTGATTCTATCGTCAAGTCCGCCCGCAAGATCATGCGGAAGGACAAGGGGCTGAATGGGGATCTTGATCGGCTGCCGGTGCTGACGTGGATCATGTTCCTCAAGTTCCTCGATGACCTTGAACGGATGCATCAGGACGAGGCCGAGCTGGCAGGCAGCGCGTTCGCCTCAGCCATAGAACCGCCGTATCGCTGGCGGGATTGGGCGGCGGACAAGGACGGCATTACCGGGCCGGATTTGCTGACTTTTATAACCGCCGAAAAGACCACGTTGCCGGATGGCAGCGAAGGTCCTGGCCTCTTCGCCTATCTGCGCGCGCTGCGCGGGACAAATGGCGGACGCGACCGGCGCGACGTGATTGCGACCGTGTTTCGCGGTGTCACTAACCGCATGGAAAGCGGCTATCTGCTGCGTGATGTGATCAACCTGATCAACGCCATCCACTTCGACAGTTCCGAGGAAATGCACACCCTCGGGCGGCTATATGAAACGCTGCTGCGCGAAATGCGCGATGCGGCGGGTGACAGCGGCGAGTTCTACACGCCGCGCGCAGTTGTCCGCTTCATGGTTGAGCGGATCAACCCTACCATCGGCGAGACCGTGCTTGATCCGGCTTGCGGCACCGGCGGCTTCCTCACCGAAGCCTTCACGCACATGGCGCTTCAGGCGGACACCGTGGAACGGCGCAATCAGCTTCAGTCAGGTAGCCTTGCGGGCATAGAGGCCAAGTCTCTACCCTTCCTGCTGGCGCAGATGAACCTGCTGCTGCACGGGCTGGAAGCGCCCGAGATTGATCCCGGCAATGCGCTGCGCTTCCGCCTGACCGAAATCGGCGAGCGGGAACGGGTCAATGTGATCCTGACCAATCCGCCATTTGGCGGCGAGGAAGAGGCGGGCATCCTTTCCAACTTTCCCGATGACCGCCGCACGGCGGAAACCACGCAGTTGTTCCTGCAACTGATCATGCGACGGCTGAAACGCAAGGGCCAGGGCCGCGCCGCCGTGGTCGTGCCGCACGGCACGCTGTTCGGCACTGGCGTCGCCGCGCGGATCAAGGCGGACCTGCTGGAAAAGTTCAACCTCCACACCATCGTGCGCCTGCCCGAGGGTGTCTTCGCCCCTTACACTGACATTGCGGCCAACCTGCTGTTCTTCGACACCACCGGCCCCACCGGGCCGATTGCCTATTGGGAACAACCAGCCCCCAATGGCCGACGGAAGTATTCGAAGACCGCGCCGTTGCAGTCCGCCGATCTGGCGGATTTGAGCGCGTGGTGGGATACGCGGGGCGAGGACCCGCGCGCATGGCTGGTGGATGGCCCCTCTCTCATCGAGCGGGATGCCGGTGGGCAGGTCGTTGCGGTCAATCTCGACATCAAGAATCCCAACGCCAAAGCCGCCGAGGATCATCGAACACCGGCGGAGATTGTCGAGGCAGCCTTCACCAAGGAAAGTGAAGTTCTGGCGCTGCTGGACGAGCTTCGCGAACTTGTGTCGCAGCAGGCTTTTGCATGA
- a CDS encoding protein NO VEIN domain-containing protein: protein MVAGGMAGSDSRGSDWSDQEIDLIVADYFAMLQMELAGQTFVKSHRNMALQQLISRSHASIEFKHGNISAVLERLGLPTIKGYRPRENFQGALIEGVGRYLGTPGRPEALVAFSEAVAVETPVMLPIVDAPPLSHVEKPSTRPLERLVRKFDPAVRDARNRSLGLRGEERAFHAERERLSAVGREDLARKVRWVSQEDGDGAGYDIRSYAHDGQERLLEVKTTLGHARTPFYLSSNELAFSQERPEAFKLLRVYDFARSAKAFELEPPLTDHVALLPTAYRASF from the coding sequence ATGGTAGCCGGAGGCATGGCGGGCAGCGATAGTCGAGGGTCGGACTGGTCGGATCAGGAGATTGATCTGATCGTCGCAGACTATTTTGCGATGCTCCAAATGGAGCTGGCTGGGCAGACGTTCGTCAAATCGCATCGAAACATGGCGCTACAGCAATTGATCAGCCGCTCCCACGCGTCGATCGAGTTCAAGCATGGCAATATCAGCGCTGTATTGGAGCGATTGGGCTTGCCCACGATCAAGGGTTACAGGCCGCGCGAGAATTTCCAGGGTGCGTTGATCGAGGGGGTGGGGCGCTATCTTGGAACCCCCGGTCGGCCTGAAGCTCTCGTGGCATTCAGCGAAGCGGTCGCGGTTGAAACCCCTGTCATGCTTCCGATCGTCGACGCGCCGCCGCTCTCACATGTGGAGAAGCCGAGCACGCGGCCGCTTGAGCGCCTCGTCCGCAAGTTCGATCCGGCCGTGCGGGATGCGCGCAACCGATCGCTGGGGCTGCGCGGAGAGGAGCGAGCGTTCCATGCCGAGAGAGAACGCCTCTCCGCTGTGGGCAGGGAGGATCTTGCTCGGAAGGTGCGCTGGGTCTCGCAGGAAGATGGCGATGGCGCAGGCTATGACATTCGCTCCTATGCCCATGATGGCCAGGAACGGTTGCTTGAGGTCAAGACCACGCTTGGACATGCGCGGACGCCCTTCTACCTGTCGAGCAATGAACTGGCCTTCTCGCAGGAGCGGCCGGAGGCCTTCAAGCTCCTGCGCGTCTATGACTTTGCGCGATCGGCCAAGGCTTTCGAGCTGGAACCGCCATTGACCGATCATGTCGCGCTGTTGCCGACCGCTTATCGAGCCAGTTTTTGA
- a CDS encoding polyhydroxyalkanoic acid system family protein, translating to MAEPTIIDIAHSLGREEAKRRMESRVGKLASHIPGGAATVTSSWPSADRMALTVSTMGVEVPCTIDAEDRRLRVTLHLSGILSLVAGPIAAVVRQQGERLMLDDRSTTQA from the coding sequence ATGGCAGAACCGACGATCATCGACATTGCGCACAGTCTCGGGCGTGAAGAAGCAAAGCGCCGCATGGAAAGCCGGGTTGGCAAGCTGGCATCGCATATTCCAGGCGGCGCGGCGACCGTCACCTCGTCCTGGCCGAGCGCCGACCGCATGGCCCTGACCGTGTCGACCATGGGCGTCGAGGTGCCATGCACCATCGATGCGGAGGATAGGCGGCTTCGCGTTACGCTTCATCTTTCCGGCATACTGAGTCTAGTGGCTGGACCAATTGCAGCGGTGGTCCGGCAGCAGGGCGAACGACTGATGCTGGACGATCGTTCGACGACCCAGGCCTAG
- a CDS encoding helix-turn-helix domain-containing protein — translation MSEQALSERPPTENEVRAASEAARLLAKALTPDGLPFSVQKNGDQVQVELPAPLGQLMLDVLTHVGRGEMITLVPYGAELTTKEAADLLNVSRPFLVKLLDEGAIGYHKVGSHRRIRANELLAYKAKRDKVRRSALTELQRLGQEFDAD, via the coding sequence ATGAGCGAGCAAGCGCTTTCCGAGCGGCCGCCTACGGAAAACGAGGTCCGCGCGGCCTCCGAAGCCGCACGTCTTCTGGCCAAGGCGCTCACCCCCGACGGTCTGCCGTTCAGCGTGCAGAAGAATGGCGACCAGGTCCAGGTCGAGCTTCCGGCACCTCTGGGACAGCTCATGCTCGACGTCCTGACCCATGTCGGACGCGGCGAGATGATCACGCTCGTCCCCTATGGCGCGGAACTTACCACGAAAGAGGCGGCAGACCTTCTCAACGTCTCTCGCCCTTTCTTGGTAAAGCTGCTGGACGAAGGCGCGATCGGCTACCACAAGGTCGGCTCTCACCGCAGAATACGCGCCAACGAACTCCTGGCTTACAAGGCCAAGAGGGATAAGGTTCGGCGCAGCGCCCTGACGGAACTCCAGCGCCTTGGCCAGGAGTTTGACGCCGATTGA
- a CDS encoding ParB/RepB/Spo0J family partition protein, translated as MELKHIDIACLSVSPANMRGVKKAPDLTNILPSVRARGVLVPLIVRQNGSPTTYEIVAGKRRYHAALIVAQEEGSVEPLPCAVMEAGDDAAALEASLIENIARLDPDEVTRWETFTRLVREGRSPEDISLTFGLTALQVKRTLALGNLLPRIRHLYRSDTIDAVTVRHLTLASKARQREWLALLDDEDARPPMGHYVKAWLLGGSAIATDKALFDPAGYTGGIVADLFGDHSYFADVDLFWQMQEAAIAEKVEALRDAGWQDVAVMARGDAFYAWEHERCPKAKGGRVYVSMGHGGDVSFHEGYVTLKEARRLEQGGSVEKAVRPELSAPLASYVDLHRHAAVRAKVAAAPAIALRLMVAHAIAGSSLWRVDVASQRGASDAVTESVENCASEADFDKERRIALNLLGLNPDTPTVTGHTYDRELIPLYLRLLDLDDAMVMGILAIVMGETLEAGSALVELLGVQLNIDMASCWQADDVLLDLIRDREVMGHVLADVAGKEAASANAGATAKVQRQIVRDCLAGTNGREKREGWVPRWMAFPPSAYTERGGIGRVERWEAVSPLLEGQEAQEPERGEPQTADATEDHQNIAEDEPVPQAA; from the coding sequence ATGGAACTCAAGCATATCGACATTGCCTGCCTCTCGGTCTCGCCTGCGAACATGCGGGGCGTAAAGAAGGCACCGGACCTGACCAATATCCTGCCGTCCGTTCGGGCGCGGGGTGTCTTGGTGCCGCTGATCGTGAGACAGAATGGCAGTCCTACCACCTACGAGATTGTCGCGGGCAAACGGCGCTACCATGCCGCGCTGATCGTGGCGCAGGAGGAGGGGAGCGTTGAGCCGCTGCCTTGTGCCGTGATGGAGGCGGGGGACGACGCGGCGGCGCTGGAGGCGTCTCTGATCGAGAATATCGCCCGGCTCGATCCCGATGAGGTGACCCGGTGGGAGACGTTCACGCGGCTGGTCAGGGAAGGTCGGTCGCCAGAGGATATCTCGCTGACCTTTGGTTTGACCGCCTTGCAGGTGAAGCGGACGCTGGCCTTGGGCAATCTGCTGCCGCGCATTCGCCACCTCTATCGCAGCGATACGATCGACGCCGTGACCGTGCGGCATCTGACCCTCGCGTCCAAGGCCCGCCAGCGTGAATGGCTGGCGCTGCTGGACGATGAGGATGCGCGTCCGCCTATGGGGCATTATGTGAAGGCTTGGCTGCTGGGTGGCAGCGCCATCGCCACCGATAAAGCGCTGTTCGACCCGGCGGGCTATACCGGCGGGATCGTTGCCGACCTGTTTGGCGATCACAGCTATTTCGCCGATGTCGACCTGTTCTGGCAGATGCAGGAGGCGGCCATTGCCGAGAAGGTCGAAGCGTTACGCGACGCAGGGTGGCAGGATGTTGCCGTCATGGCGCGGGGTGATGCTTTTTATGCGTGGGAGCATGAGCGTTGCCCCAAGGCCAAGGGCGGGCGGGTCTATGTCAGCATGGGTCATGGCGGCGATGTCAGCTTTCATGAGGGCTATGTAACCCTCAAGGAGGCGCGCAGGCTGGAACAGGGCGGCAGCGTCGAGAAGGCGGTTCGGCCCGAACTCTCCGCGCCGCTGGCCAGCTATGTCGATCTCCATCGCCATGCCGCCGTGCGGGCTAAGGTCGCGGCTGCGCCAGCCATCGCCCTGCGGCTGATGGTCGCCCATGCCATTGCGGGATCGTCGCTGTGGCGCGTGGACGTCGCTTCACAGCGGGGCGCGAGTGATGCGGTCACCGAAAGCGTCGAGAATTGCGCATCGGAAGCGGATTTCGACAAGGAACGGCGGATCGCGCTCAACCTGCTGGGCCTCAATCCCGACACGCCGACCGTGACCGGCCACACCTATGATCGGGAGCTGATCCCGCTCTATCTGCGACTGCTCGACCTCGATGACGCCATGGTGATGGGCATCCTCGCCATCGTCATGGGCGAAACGCTGGAAGCGGGGTCGGCGCTGGTCGAACTGCTGGGCGTCCAGTTGAATATCGACATGGCTTCATGCTGGCAGGCCGACGACGTTTTGCTGGACCTTATCCGCGACCGGGAAGTGATGGGCCATGTCCTTGCCGATGTGGCGGGGAAGGAAGCCGCGTCGGCCAATGCCGGGGCGACCGCGAAGGTGCAGCGGCAGATCGTGCGGGATTGTCTCGCCGGGACCAACGGCCGGGAGAAGCGGGAGGGCTGGGTGCCGCGCTGGATGGCCTTTCCGCCCTCGGCCTACACCGAGCGGGGCGGGATCGGCCGCGTCGAGCGGTGGGAAGCGGTCTCGCCGTTGCTCGAGGGGCAGGAGGCGCAGGAGCCCGAGCGGGGCGAACCGCAAACGGCGGATGCGACCGAGGATCATCAGAACATCGCGGAAGATGAACCCGTCCCGCAGGCTGCTTGA